ATCATGCGGAAGCACCCACGCTTACTTCCGCAAGCATCAGCTCAGAGACTTGCATTGCCAGTACTTAGGTTGGTATGCAAGATGGTTATGGACTGTTCGACTCAAGGAGCACCAGAGAATGGAAAATGGGGAGCGGGATAGGTTGGTTAGTAAGGGGCTTTCTGTAGGAAGAGCTAACATCTTAAAGAGCACAGCTGAAGATTTCGAGGACACAGTCAACATTCAAAAACTGATTCCTATTTACCAGGGCTATTTCAGTGCTTTGGGCAGCCTGCCTGCGATTCGACACACAATGACAGAGAGCATGGAAAAATCCAGCTCCAGCTATTGgtgggcggggtgtgggggtggggggcgcgagAGGGGGaggcgtgtgtgtttgtgaggggtggggtgggcgtGTGAATGGATCATTCAGAACGGTTTTAACACCTTAATGTTGAGAATGAAGTGAGACAATTGAAGTCAACGGAATTGAGTATTGGGTAGGGCGCATAAAGGGCGGTCGATTCCATGCCACCCACATTGCTTTCATGCCGAATGCAAACTATTATCCTGTAGATTTTTAGACTGCTTTAGGGAAATAGCAGATCCACCTTGTATTCCTGCTGATTTATATTATTCCTTTTTAGTAATGCATCAAAGACAGCCTGCGCTACAATTAAACTGCTTCATGCAGTACAGACATCAACAACGACCTGCGGGGCACAAACCAGGCAGAACCACTTTTGCTGCCTTTTCTTCCAGATGCCGATATTCAGTGCTATTGAAGTCAAGTAGATTGAATATCAGCAGGGGCGTGTAACGAGCCACCAATGCAATGCCACCTGCTTTGTCGATATCCACTCCCGTGTACTTGTATGGCATGTTTAATGCAGAaaaccatcccaaagcacttcagagagGCCGAATCAAATAATAATAGATATTGAACCAAGAGTAATTCTGAGAATAGGATTGGTCAAAAAGGTGGGTGTTAGGGACTGTCTTAAAGCAGTTGAGGGATAGTAAGGTGGAGCGGTTCAGAGCAGCAATTCCACAGAGCGGGTGTCTGTGGCTCCAGGTTTGACAGCAAGAGGGGATCGAATTCAGTCTTTGCTGAAGATGTCGTAATTGAAGAGGGAGGACAGTTGGGATGTTAGGCATGGAGCAGGTcacagggatagaaagagagaataGGCTGAAGTTCAGGGAGGGTGGCTAATCGGAACCTGGACAGTAATAATCGGGGTAGCTTTGACGTTAGACCATTGTGTAAAACCTGTGGTATGGAGTGCACCACTCGGGAAGaagctctcctgatgtttttttccaACAAAGTCGAAATTACCCCACTTAGCTCTGCTGGTGTCAAAGGCATGAACCAGGGTTTGAACGTCTGATGCATTGACGAAAAGCTGGAGTTCGACAACATTAAGACGGTGAAACTTGTCGGTCTGTATCCACTTCTCGGTTCATCCTAAACCCAATGTCCCATTAACGCTGAGCTGCTGCAATCAAAATGCAGCAACGGAGCAAGAGTCTCAGAGGCGAGGATTTTTTCAGTCTGAGATTGCACACTGTTTTTAATTCTCTGGGGATCGGGGAGTTCATGTTAATTGCTGGTTTATGAAGAGATGTAGTAACTTGTTTGTTTGAAAGCATCTAGCTAATGACACCGGTTCTGTGACCTCACTCTCTCACTGGACGATTGGCTCGTGTATAAATgaggttgtttcagtgcattgcctcgTATCAACCGCTCCTGGTGTTCGGAGAAAATGGGACGACAGGCACTTCCGATAGAAATGTTGTATCCGATTCTCGCAGTTATTGGCATTCCTGGTAAGTAATTCGAAACTATCCTGGAAAATTTAGTGCACCATTGCTAAATTGCATTATTATTTTCCCTGCGTGTTTTTGTTATTGTCGTTGTTGTCTTTGTGGCGGTAATTTGCATTGGCCAGGTGGTAAGGACGATCAATAGAATGCTCGCCCATTGATGAGCTCGTCCGATTCTCATCCCCTTTGATGTTTATGTTAATGGCTCAGTCCGGTTCTATATCACTGGGCGGGCAGTCAACCCCTCCACATGACAAAGTGAAAATGGACCCTGTGTCATTTGGACTGAGCTGTGGCTCTGTCGGTCGCAATCTCTGCTTTGAGTCGGATAATCTTGCGTTTCCCTCCCATTTCAGTGAGTTGAGTTCATACTGTAAGCCGACATTTCAGTGCAATATTGATGAAGTGATGCTATATtgtcgaatcatagaatggttacagcacagaaggaaaccattcatcaCGTCGTGTCCATGCCAGGTCTCAGGGAGTGCAGCACACCTCGTCCCATTCCACACTCTTTCCCCCTGAGCCCAGCATTTCTCACTTCAGATaactattcaattcccttttgaaagccacaattcaatctgccttcaccacactctcaggcagtggattccagatccgaaccattcACTGCATAAGATAACTTTTCCTCCCCTTTGATTCTTTCACCAaacgccttaaatcggtgtcctctgattctcgaccctcccgccaatgggaacagtttctctctatctattctgtcctgtccccctcatgattttgaatacctctatcaaatctcctctcaattatCTCTTCTTTAAGCAGAATAGTCCCAACAGATcagtaaatgaagtccctcatccccagaaccattttgtaaatattttctgcactctcttcaatgctttcacgtccttccaaaagtgtggtgcccagaattgtatagaatactccagctgaggccgagccagtgttttataatggcccaacattaacttccttgcttttctactctgtGCTGCGATCTATAAAGCCCAGCATCCATATTCcttattaaccaatttctcaacctgccctgtcaccttcaacgatttgtgctcatacacccgtcccccacatccccgccagaaccctctgctcctacaccttctttagaattgtttatccattattttatatttcctTTCCTCATTCTTAAAATCATCTTTTTATGAGACGTTAAAAAGTAACTGATTTAATTTTAATAAAAATGCAGTACTGGTTCAGCTGGATACAATCGTCATACTGCTAAATGTTGAATTAAATCTCGAACTATTCACGTATGGGGTAATTTTCACTTTGTATTAACATCAATGCGCAAGAAAGACGGAAGGGCTGTAAAATACGGGGCCCATTTGATATCAattgcttttgttttttttttgcacgGCAATGAAAGTTAAAAATGTTCCCAATGTTTCTACTTGCATTGAAAGGGAGATAAAACAGCATTAATCAGTAATAGGCAAGGAATGTTTATATGTTTTCACCGAATCAAACCGTACAAAACTGATGGCATTGGATGCAACGCTGATTTTACCTGTCGCCCGATTTTCTTCTCTATTGAAGTCACTGTGAACAACATTGGGCGGAACGAGCATCCCATAGAATCCGTCAGCATCCGGCCCAGCAAGTTACTTCCAAATGGCTCCCATTAATGGTTTCATATTAGAATATCATGAAGTTACCGCAGGGAAAAAATGTCTGGCAAGAAGATGGGGAAGTTTGCAGCAGCTGCTACGTGACAATTTATTCCAATCCAGGTTAACTATTAGCTATATTGTGCAATGGGTAATATTGAATTCACCGCCCCTTGTACATTCAGCCTGTTACTCTCTTCCAATGACTTCCATGGAAAAAAAATGGATGGCCAATTAGATACCGCTATTTGACCCGGTCACACAGGGCTAAAATTACCCCCGGTTCCTCCACCCCACAACTCCCAGCCTTATGATGCTTAACACCAGATTTccaacttgctgtcagtgtacatCTCTGTTGAATGTTCTGTTAAATTTCCTGTTTTTGCATTTCTACCAGCAAACCTGCTGTCATTTCTGGTTCTTTTCCAAAGGAAATGCGGTCTTTCCAGAGGAATCACTCGTTATATGATGGCCATGGCAGTGGGAGACCTCATGGTCCTTATCTTTAATGTTATTGTGAACGAAATCATCAAGTATCATTTTCCAGATTCATTGCTGAACTACACTTCCGCGTGTCGTTTTAGTGCCTTCATGCAAGGGTTTAGCATTCAGCTCTCTATCTGGTTCACAATGTCGTTCACCTTTGACCGTTTTGTCGCAATTTGTTGCCAGAAATTGAAATCAAGATATTGCACCGAAAGGTCAGCCACCATGGTTATAACGACCATGTGTGTGCTCAACATTTTGATCAATATTCCCATGCCTTTCCGCTATGAGCCCGATTACATTCTCAACAATATACAGTGGGGCTGCCGCACCATCACAGGATATTTTACTTCACCCGCATGGAAGGTTCACCAATGGATTACTATCCTCTCAAGTACATTACTTCCAATTCCTTTGCTGCTGCTGTTCAACTCTCTCACCGTCAGGCACATCTTATTAGCCAGCAGAGCTCGCAAAGCCCTGAAGAACCACAACAATGGGAAAAACGGCAGTGATCCCGAGATGAAGAACAGAAGAACATCCATCATTCTACTCTTTGCTATCTCGGGCACTTTTATTGTGTTGTCGGCCCCTATTACCGTAATACACATCTGTGTCGGTGTCACACAGACAGTCTATTTCCAAGGTTCAAACTCACTTTATTTGGCAATTAGAATCACATTTCTGTTGATGTGCACCAGCTCCTGtacaaacacttgtatttatgcaCTGACACAGAGGAGATTCAGAGCAGAGATCAAAAATATGGTGAAATATCCGTattatctcattgttaaattatttaAATAATTGTTGAATAAAGTAAGTGAAATCAAACTTCAATTAATTGCCTGGCATTTTCTTTGCAACTTTCACAATGTCTTTTAAAGTTCTAAGGGCAAAACATCTCACAGTTTGGAAGAGTCcatttgatttataaatttataAAAATTTGAATAAGTTGAGGAGGCAGAATCATCCCCTTCAGAATCTCTGGTTACGTTTGTTTATCCGGTTATTAATGTCCACGCACTTTGAATGCCGAATTGGAGGATGATGTGACATAGCAGAGCACCTTGACAGGTTCAAATAATAAAGATCTTTCAACACACTGACATCCGAatttggagcaggaggaggcctgtcattccttcgagcctgctccgccatttgataagatcatggcagatctggttATGGCCTCAAATTTCCTGTCTACCTGATGTAACGCTGACTCCCTTATCAATCAGGATTCTATCTAAAACAGCACCTCAAGAGTCAGATCACCATGAAATACAATGGGATATTGTGTTTGATGGCAGGTGTTATGGAATATAAATATAGAGATTTAGTGGTGAATCTCTCCCAGACTTTTGTGAGACCAAACCCGCAGTATTTTGTGCTGTTTTGGACTCAACACTGTTGGCCAATTTGGATGTAATAGTGAGGACACAGCGTAGTAAACTCACTAGCAAGATGTCGGACATGAATAAATCCAAATATGAAAAATGAGTTCGTTCTCAATCAGAAGAGAAGAGATTTCAGGCTGAATTAATAGAGATGGTTGCAGTAATGAAAGCCTGGAGCAGAATAGATAGATGCAACGATTGATGGGTCTATCAGCAGTGAACATAGATCTTGAGAGTAAATgaaagagatttaggacagagaacAGAAGAAACTTTGTGACACCTAGAATTGTGAAGCTGTGACTTGGATTTTTGGAGTTATTGATTGAAGCAGAGACTGTGACAACTTTAACGGGTTTGATATGATGTTTAAAGACCAATGAATAAAGTAATATTGGAGCAGTGCGACCAGATATGATTAAAACTATTGCTTATGTAGATGACAAATACAGATGTGGGTTGATCTGCCCCAACGACCTGCTTTCGTGTTGCAATTTCTATGAAATTCATTTTTTCATGTGGTAATTGATTTGTTTTCTTCTGCTGGCAAGACTTCATGTCTGGCCAATTCCTTGCAGCCCTGAGGATGTGATGGCCAGCCTTCAATTTTACCTGCTGCTCCCCTTCTGATGGTGCAGCAGCGATGATGCCAGGAAGGGAATCCCAGGATACAGATACAGCGACCATGAACAAATTGTGACATATGTCTAAGCTAGAATGGTATGTGACTTACAAATGATGATGTTCCAATGACATTTTGTCCCTGTGCTTCTCGGTGGGAGAGGTTACAGGtgaggaaggtgctgtcgaattaaACTTGAtggcttgctgcagtgcatccgatAAACTGTA
The nucleotide sequence above comes from Heterodontus francisci isolate sHetFra1 chromosome 29, sHetFra1.hap1, whole genome shotgun sequence. Encoded proteins:
- the LOC137345959 gene encoding cephalotocin receptor 2-like, translated to MGRQALPIEMLYPILAVIGIPGKKCGLSRGITRYMMAMAVGDLMVLIFNVIVNEIIKYHFPDSLLNYTSACRFSAFMQGFSIQLSIWFTMSFTFDRFVAICCQKLKSRYCTERSATMVITTMCVLNILINIPMPFRYEPDYILNNIQWGCRTITGYFTSPAWKVHQWITILSSTLLPIPLLLLFNSLTVRHILLASRARKALKNHNNGKNGSDPEMKNRRTSIILLFAISGTFIVLSAPITVIHICVGVTQTVYFQGSNSLYLAIRITFLLMCTSSCTNTCIYALTQRRFRAEIKNMVKYPYYLIVKLFK